The following is a genomic window from Fibrobacter sp. UWT2.
AATGCCGTTTGCGATGCCTCCCTTGAGGGTTGCGTCGTAGTCGGAGGTGCCGTCATACTTGGCGGGGTTCTTCTTGCCGATCCCGTACATCATGCAGGTGCCGTAAGGGTTCTTGCCCAAAATCCAGTCAAGCTGGTCGGTAGCGTACTTGTTGATGTTAGTGTCGAGGAGGCTTAAGTCGCTTGCGACAAGCGATGCCGCTGCCGAAAGGCTTGCGAGGCGAGCGTCTTCGCCTTGCCACCAGTACTTGCTTTCGTTGTCGTGCGGGATAAAGAATCCTTCCTTGATGTTTCCGCCGGTCTTGTAGGTCTGGCGGGCGTAACCGAACGGGTTTTCGACCTTATTTGTAATGGAAATGAGCCAGCTCAAGTGCTTGCGGACGGCCGCGAGTGCTGTCTTGTAGACAATTTCACCGTTGGAGGCGGAACAGTCCATGTCGGCGGGACATGGTTCGCGCTCAATCTGCATTTCTGCTTCGAGGAATCGCACCAAAGCAATCAGCGGAAGTCCTGCATCGCTTGCATGCCAGAACGGACGGGTCTTCGCGTCGTCACTCCAGAAATATCCGTCTTCGCTAATACGGGCAGCGAGGTGCCCGGCGCGGCTTTCCATATCGTCCATGTAGGAACCTTTTCCCGTAGCGAGGAACAGTTCCGTTGCCGCAAGGAGTGCGGTGTAGTCGTCGATAATATTTTCCTTGCCGTCGTCGCAGTAGGCGCAGTTGCCGCCGATGCTCTGCTTTTCAGAAAGGTGTGCGTAGGCTTTTTGGGCTGCCTCAAGGTATTGTTCGCTGGTGAATTGGCCTTTAACGCCAAGCTTTGCCACGCGGGCGAGGCCTGCGATTGCCATGCCGCCGCCTTCGCGGAAGGCTGTCTGGTAATTATTGCTCTTGACGCCGTCGGAACCGCTAAAGGCACACAGGTAGCGGCTGCCCATGCCCCAGTTGTCGAACACTGTCATATAGAAGAAACCCTGTTCGTCAAGCATGCGTACCAAGAAGTCTGCACCGTAGGCGGCTTCGTCTGCGGTTTTTGCCTTGGTGCTTGTAGATGCTAGGAGCTCAGGAATGCGCTCTGCCGTGAATGCGAGTGCCCATACCGTTAGGGGAATCTGTTGCGGATTCAAGTAGTTGGCGTAAGAAAGATGGCTCAGGTATTTGCTCACGTCGCCGCTCGCATCGTACCAGCCGCCGCGAACATCACGCGTGACGCCCGAACTCCCGTAAACGGAAACCTTCTGGTCCCATTCGAGAATGGGGGATTTGTCGGCACGGTCGTTGTAGAAATAGTCAAGCACCATACCGAGCGTACTTGTGGCAAGTTGATTGCCGCCTACAGAGAATTCCGCTGAAGTGGAGGGGTTGCCCGTGACATCGCCGATATAGTACGTTCCTGCATACATAAAACTGTAGGGGAGCTCGATGCGATAGTATTTCCCGCTTTT
Proteins encoded in this region:
- a CDS encoding glycoside hydrolase family 9 protein, whose protein sequence is MNTVCRLLPFALAASAFAGNTFFLNEAGYDLGMPFSAVVQSTEELEGTKWSLYFNRDNMPQTQGLPAQVLAEGVFGKGENPDNWSKSGKYYRIELPYSFMYAGTYYIGDVTGNPSTSAEFSVGGNQLATSTLGMVLDYFYNDRADKSPILEWDQKVSVYGSSGVTRDVRGGWYDASGDVSKYLSHLSYANYLNPQQIPLTVWALAFTAERIPELLASTSTKAKTADEAAYGADFLVRMLDEQGFFYMTVFDNWGMGSRYLCAFSGSDGVKSNNYQTAFREGGGMAIAGLARVAKLGVKGQFTSEQYLEAAQKAYAHLSEKQSIGGNCAYCDDGKENIIDDYTALLAATELFLATGKGSYMDDMESRAGHLAARISEDGYFWSDDAKTRPFWHASDAGLPLIALVRFLEAEMQIEREPCPADMDCSASNGEIVYKTALAAVRKHLSWLISITNKVENPFGYARQTYKTGGNIKEGFFIPHDNESKYWWQGEDARLASLSAAASLVASDLSLLDTNINKYATDQLDWILGKNPYGTCMMYGIGKKNPAKYDGTSDYDATLKGGIANGITGKSTDGSGIAWDDDGVAYVGFSSEEPWNNWRWVEQWLPHSTWYLMALATRYDENPIKLYNPDAIKSKAIASAKFSVQTQGRTLTVNARGTAKVHVLGINGAEVATAQLNAGHATLNLDNMQSGIYMVKVDGFGTKKISIK